From Stenotrophomonas maltophilia, a single genomic window includes:
- the acnA gene encoding aconitate hydratase AcnA — MSDSFSTRSQLNVGGKTYDYFSLPTLGQRFDISHLPYSMKILLENLLRHEDGGATVGPDHIEAVARWNPSAEPDTEIAFMPARVVLQDFTGVPCVVDLAAMRDAVVKLGGSPEQINPQIPSELVIDHSVQVDVFGKPDALDLNGKIEFQRNQERYGFLRWGQKAFDNFKVVPPNTGIVHQVNLENLARVVMTADKDGTAIAYPDTVFGTDSHTTMINGIGVLGWGVGGIEAEAAMLGQPSSMLIPQVVGFKLTGKLPEGATATDLVLTVTQMLRKLGVVGKFVEFYGDGLQHLPLADRATIGNMAPEYGATCGIFPIDAESLNYLRLSGRSEEQINLVEAYAKAQGLWHEPGSPHAQYSTTLELDMGTVKPSLAGPKRPQDRVLLEDVQKNYREALVGMTANRDKRSEDVSSFVNEGGGAAVGNEQLAKGFADIEIENRKVRLKDGAVVIAAITSCTNTSNPAVMIGAGLLARNAAAKGLNRQPWVKTSLGPGSRVVTDYLEKAGVLKELEKIGFYVVGYGCTTCIGNSGPLPTEVSAGIAAGDLVVTSVLSGNRNFEGRVHPEVKMNYLASPPLVVAYAIAGTTDIDLTTQPLGTGSDGQPVFLRDIWPSNKEIGDVIAATIGPEMFKQNYADVFKGDTRWNTIASPDGNLYEWSDASTYIKNPPYFDGMTMQTGSIDDVHGARVMGLFGDSITTDHISPAGNIKKDSPAGRFLQERGVQPADFNSYGSRRGNDDVMVRGTFANIRIKNLMFGGEEGGNTLYYPAGGGQPEKLAIYDAAMKYKADKVPLVVLAGKEYGTGSSRDWAAKGTLLLGVKAVIAESFERIHRSNLVGMGVLPLQFRNGENAQSLGLDGSEVIDITGLQDGASKRATVTATKADGTKKTFEVSVMLLTPKEVEYFRHGGLLQYVLRQLASK, encoded by the coding sequence ATGAGCGATTCGTTCTCCACCCGCAGCCAGCTGAACGTCGGCGGCAAGACCTACGACTACTTCAGCCTGCCCACGCTGGGCCAGCGCTTCGATATCTCCCACCTGCCCTACTCGATGAAGATCCTGCTGGAGAACCTGCTCCGGCATGAGGACGGTGGCGCCACCGTCGGCCCGGATCACATCGAAGCCGTGGCCCGCTGGAACCCGTCCGCCGAACCGGACACCGAAATCGCCTTCATGCCGGCGCGCGTGGTCCTGCAGGACTTCACCGGCGTGCCCTGCGTGGTCGATCTGGCCGCGATGCGCGATGCGGTGGTCAAGCTCGGCGGCTCGCCCGAGCAGATCAACCCGCAGATTCCCTCCGAACTGGTCATCGACCACTCGGTGCAGGTCGATGTGTTCGGCAAGCCCGATGCGCTGGACCTCAACGGCAAGATCGAGTTCCAGCGCAACCAGGAACGCTACGGCTTCCTGCGCTGGGGCCAGAAGGCCTTCGACAACTTCAAGGTGGTGCCGCCCAACACCGGCATCGTCCACCAGGTGAACCTGGAAAACCTGGCCCGCGTGGTGATGACCGCCGACAAGGATGGCACGGCCATCGCTTATCCGGACACCGTCTTCGGCACCGACAGCCACACCACCATGATCAACGGCATCGGCGTGCTGGGCTGGGGCGTGGGCGGCATCGAGGCCGAGGCGGCCATGCTCGGCCAGCCGTCGTCGATGCTGATTCCGCAGGTGGTCGGCTTCAAGCTGACCGGCAAGCTGCCCGAAGGCGCCACCGCCACCGACCTGGTGCTGACGGTCACCCAGATGCTGCGCAAGCTGGGCGTGGTCGGCAAGTTCGTCGAGTTCTACGGTGACGGCCTGCAGCACCTGCCGCTGGCCGACCGCGCCACCATCGGCAACATGGCCCCGGAATACGGCGCCACCTGCGGCATTTTCCCGATCGACGCCGAATCACTGAACTACCTGCGCCTGTCCGGCCGCAGCGAAGAGCAGATCAACCTGGTCGAAGCCTACGCCAAGGCGCAGGGCCTGTGGCACGAACCCGGCAGCCCGCACGCCCAGTACAGCACCACCCTGGAACTGGACATGGGCACGGTGAAGCCGTCGCTGGCCGGCCCGAAGCGGCCGCAGGACCGCGTGCTGCTGGAAGACGTGCAGAAGAACTACCGCGAAGCGCTGGTGGGCATGACCGCCAACCGCGACAAGCGCAGCGAGGATGTGTCCTCGTTCGTCAATGAAGGCGGCGGTGCGGCGGTCGGCAACGAGCAGCTGGCCAAGGGCTTCGCCGACATCGAGATCGAGAACCGCAAGGTACGGCTGAAGGATGGCGCAGTGGTCATCGCCGCCATCACCTCGTGCACCAACACCTCCAACCCGGCGGTGATGATCGGCGCCGGCCTGCTGGCGCGCAACGCGGCGGCCAAGGGCCTGAACCGCCAGCCTTGGGTGAAGACCTCGCTCGGCCCAGGCTCGCGCGTGGTCACCGACTACCTGGAAAAGGCCGGCGTGCTGAAGGAGCTGGAGAAGATCGGCTTCTACGTGGTCGGCTACGGTTGCACCACCTGCATCGGCAACTCCGGCCCGCTGCCGACCGAAGTCAGCGCCGGCATCGCCGCCGGCGATCTGGTGGTCACCTCGGTGCTGTCGGGCAACCGCAACTTCGAGGGCCGCGTGCATCCCGAAGTGAAGATGAACTACCTGGCCAGCCCGCCGCTGGTGGTGGCCTACGCCATCGCCGGCACCACCGACATCGACCTGACCACCCAGCCGCTGGGTACCGGCAGCGATGGCCAGCCGGTGTTCCTGCGCGACATCTGGCCGAGCAACAAGGAAATCGGCGACGTCATCGCCGCCACCATCGGCCCGGAGATGTTCAAGCAGAACTACGCCGATGTGTTCAAGGGTGACACCCGCTGGAACACCATCGCCTCGCCGGACGGCAATCTGTATGAGTGGAGCGACGCCTCCACCTACATCAAGAACCCGCCGTACTTCGATGGCATGACCATGCAGACCGGCAGCATCGACGACGTGCACGGCGCACGCGTGATGGGCCTGTTCGGCGACTCGATCACCACCGACCACATCTCCCCGGCCGGCAACATCAAGAAGGACTCGCCGGCAGGCCGCTTCCTGCAGGAACGCGGCGTGCAGCCGGCCGACTTCAACAGCTACGGCAGCCGCCGCGGCAACGATGACGTGATGGTCCGCGGCACCTTCGCCAACATCCGCATCAAGAACCTGATGTTCGGTGGCGAGGAAGGCGGCAACACCCTGTACTACCCGGCCGGCGGTGGCCAGCCGGAGAAGCTGGCCATCTACGATGCGGCCATGAAGTACAAGGCTGACAAGGTGCCGCTGGTGGTGCTGGCCGGCAAGGAATACGGCACCGGCTCGTCGCGTGACTGGGCGGCCAAGGGCACCCTGCTGCTCGGCGTCAAGGCGGTCATCGCCGAAAGCTTCGAGCGCATCCACCGCTCCAACCTGGTCGGCATGGGCGTGCTGCCGCTGCAGTTCCGCAATGGCGAGAACGCGCAGAGCCTGGGCCTGGACGGCTCGGAAGTGATCGACATCACCGGCCTGCAGGATGGCGCCAGCAAGCGCGCCACGGTCACTGCCACCAAGGCCGATGGCACGAAGAAGACCTTCGAGGTTTCAGTGATGCTGCTGACCCCGAAGGAGGTCGAATACTTCCGTCATGGCGGCCTGCTGCAGTACGTGCTGCGCCAGCTGGCCAGCAAGTAA
- a CDS encoding energy transducer TonB, whose translation MLQDRLKGSRTCCGHWAGSAVVLATLMMGHAAMAQQAVQHAVVEHARPAHVPASIVMETKHSNPPRYPSQAFRDEKEGEAILMVQVAADGQWAGTTVLQSTGWPELDEAAQAATRKWRYLPASEDGVPVPGEIRVPVSFKL comes from the coding sequence ATGTTGCAGGATCGATTGAAGGGGAGTCGCACGTGCTGCGGTCACTGGGCTGGCAGTGCGGTGGTGCTGGCCACGCTGATGATGGGGCATGCCGCGATGGCGCAGCAGGCGGTGCAGCACGCCGTTGTCGAGCATGCTCGGCCGGCGCACGTGCCGGCGTCGATCGTGATGGAGACCAAGCACAGCAATCCGCCGCGTTATCCGTCGCAGGCATTCCGTGATGAAAAAGAGGGTGAAGCGATCCTGATGGTGCAGGTGGCTGCCGATGGGCAGTGGGCCGGCACGACCGTGCTGCAGAGCACTGGATGGCCGGAACTGGATGAGGCGGCGCAGGCGGCGACACGCAAGTGGCGCTACCTGCCGGCCAGCGAGGATGGCGTACCCGTGCCGGGAGAGATCCGCGTGCCGGTGTCGTTCAAGCTGTGA
- a CDS encoding AbrB/MazE/SpoVT family DNA-binding domain-containing protein — protein sequence MEATVAERGQITLPKAVRDALGLTKGTLLKVELDGSRIILRKSVDDAISRARGKFALDGFESSDAAVRAVRDEE from the coding sequence ATGGAAGCCACTGTTGCAGAACGCGGACAGATCACCCTGCCCAAAGCGGTGCGTGATGCCCTCGGCCTGACCAAGGGCACGCTGCTGAAGGTCGAGCTGGACGGCAGCCGCATCATCCTGCGCAAGAGTGTTGACGATGCCATTTCACGGGCGCGCGGCAAGTTCGCGCTGGACGGCTTCGAATCGTCCGACGCAGCGGTACGCGCGGTGCGTGACGAGGAATAA
- a CDS encoding type II toxin-antitoxin system VapC family toxin has protein sequence MIAVDSPVLVELLSNGPQADAVEAILRQSLVGGRVVVCGATLAEVCASLRGGAEVLEALEEMGVHFNPMEAKSALRAGEMHRRHRQRSGSRRSLDEFMVGAHALLQCDGLITWNDTFYRDYFKGLKLIVPQA, from the coding sequence ATGATCGCCGTCGATTCACCGGTGCTGGTCGAGCTGCTCAGCAATGGCCCGCAGGCCGATGCGGTGGAAGCCATCCTGCGGCAGAGCCTGGTCGGCGGTCGCGTGGTGGTCTGCGGGGCGACCCTGGCCGAGGTCTGCGCCTCGCTGCGCGGCGGCGCCGAGGTGCTGGAAGCGCTGGAAGAGATGGGCGTGCATTTCAACCCGATGGAAGCCAAGTCGGCGCTGCGCGCCGGCGAGATGCACCGCCGCCACCGCCAGCGCAGTGGCAGCCGCCGCAGCCTGGACGAATTCATGGTCGGCGCCCACGCACTGCTGCAGTGCGACGGCCTGATCACCTGGAACGATACGTTTTACCGCGACTACTTCAAGGGCCTGAAGCTGATCGTGCCGCAAGCCTGA
- the acnB gene encoding bifunctional aconitate hydratase 2/2-methylisocitrate dehydratase encodes MLEAYRHHVAERAALGIPPLPLSAQQTADVIELLKNPPQGEAEFLLDLLTHRVPAGVDDAAKVKASYLAAIALGSEQNPLISRERATELLGTMLGGYNVAPLVQLLDDASVGTIAANGLKKTLLVFDAFHDVQEKAKAGNANAQAVLQSWADAEWFTGNPEVPQSLTVTVFKVPGETNTDDLSPAPDATTRPDIPMHALAMLKNKRDDAPFTPEEDGKRGPIQQILSLKDKGHLVAYVGDVVGTGSSRKSATNSVLWWTGDDIPFIPNKRAGGVCLGSKIAPIFYNTMEDAGALPIELDVSKMEHGDVVELRPYEGKALKNGEVIAEFQVKSEVLFDEVRAGGRIPLIIGRGLTGKAREALGLAPTDLFRLPVQPVDTGKGFSLAQKMVGRACGLPEVNGVQPGMRPGTYCEPKMTSVGSQDTTGPMTRDELKDLACLGFSADLVMQSFCHTAAYPKPVDVKTHHTLPEFISTRGGVSLRPGDGVIHSWLNRMLLPDTVGTGGDSHTRFPVGISFPAGSGLVAFAAATGVMPLDMPESVLVRFKGKMQPGVTLRDLVNAIPLYAIKSGLLTVAKAGKKNIFSGRILEIEGLPELKVEQAFELSDASAERSAAGCSVRLNKEPIIEYLTSNITLLKWMIAEGYQDPRSLQRRIEKMEAWLANPELLEPDADAEYAAVIEIDLADIHEPIVACPNDPDDVKTLSEVAGAKIDEVFIGSCMTNIGHFRAAAKLLEGKRDLPTRLWVAPPTKMDASELTKEGVYGTFGATGARMEMPGCSLCMGNQAQIREGSTAMSTSTRNFPNRLGRNTNVYLGSAELAAICSRLGRIPTKEEYMADVGVIAASGAEIYRYMNFDQIEEYQDVAKTVAA; translated from the coding sequence ATGTTGGAAGCCTACCGCCACCACGTCGCCGAGCGCGCTGCGCTTGGCATCCCGCCGCTGCCGCTGAGCGCGCAGCAGACGGCCGATGTCATCGAACTGCTGAAGAACCCGCCGCAGGGCGAGGCCGAGTTCCTGCTCGACCTGCTGACCCACCGCGTGCCGGCCGGCGTTGATGACGCTGCCAAAGTCAAAGCCTCGTACCTGGCGGCGATCGCGCTGGGCAGCGAGCAGAATCCGCTGATCAGCCGTGAGCGCGCCACCGAACTGCTGGGCACCATGCTCGGCGGTTACAACGTTGCCCCGCTGGTGCAGCTGCTGGACGACGCCAGCGTCGGCACCATCGCCGCCAACGGTCTGAAGAAGACCCTGCTGGTGTTCGATGCCTTCCATGACGTGCAGGAAAAGGCCAAGGCGGGCAACGCCAACGCCCAGGCCGTGCTGCAGAGCTGGGCCGATGCCGAGTGGTTCACCGGCAACCCGGAAGTGCCGCAGAGCCTGACCGTCACCGTGTTCAAGGTGCCGGGCGAGACCAACACCGACGACCTGTCGCCGGCGCCGGACGCGACCACCCGCCCGGACATCCCGATGCACGCGCTGGCGATGCTGAAGAACAAGCGCGACGATGCGCCGTTCACCCCGGAAGAAGACGGCAAGCGCGGCCCGATCCAGCAGATCCTGTCGCTGAAGGACAAGGGCCACCTGGTCGCCTACGTCGGTGACGTGGTCGGTACCGGCTCCTCGCGCAAGTCGGCCACCAACAGCGTGCTGTGGTGGACCGGCGATGACATTCCGTTCATCCCGAACAAGCGCGCCGGTGGCGTCTGCCTGGGTTCGAAGATCGCCCCGATCTTCTACAACACCATGGAAGATGCCGGTGCGCTGCCGATCGAGCTGGACGTGTCGAAGATGGAGCACGGCGACGTGGTCGAGCTGCGTCCGTACGAAGGCAAGGCGCTGAAGAACGGTGAAGTGATCGCCGAATTCCAGGTCAAGTCCGAAGTTCTGTTCGACGAAGTGCGTGCCGGTGGCCGCATTCCGCTGATCATCGGCCGCGGCCTGACCGGCAAGGCGCGCGAAGCGCTGGGCCTGGCCCCGACCGACCTGTTCCGCCTGCCGGTGCAGCCGGTCGATACCGGCAAGGGCTTCTCGCTGGCACAGAAGATGGTCGGTCGCGCCTGTGGCCTGCCTGAAGTTAACGGCGTGCAGCCAGGCATGCGCCCGGGCACCTACTGCGAACCGAAGATGACCTCGGTCGGCTCGCAGGACACCACCGGCCCGATGACCCGCGACGAGCTGAAGGACCTGGCCTGCCTGGGCTTCTCGGCCGACCTGGTGATGCAGTCGTTCTGCCACACCGCCGCGTATCCGAAGCCGGTGGACGTGAAGACCCACCACACCCTGCCGGAGTTCATCTCCACCCGCGGCGGCGTTTCGCTGCGCCCGGGCGATGGCGTGATCCACAGCTGGCTCAACCGCATGCTGCTGCCGGACACCGTGGGTACCGGTGGTGACTCGCACACCCGTTTCCCGGTGGGCATTTCGTTCCCGGCCGGTTCGGGCCTGGTCGCCTTCGCCGCTGCCACCGGCGTGATGCCGCTGGACATGCCGGAGTCGGTGCTGGTGCGCTTCAAGGGCAAGATGCAGCCGGGCGTGACCCTGCGTGACCTGGTCAACGCGATCCCGCTGTATGCGATCAAGTCGGGCCTGCTGACCGTGGCCAAGGCCGGCAAGAAGAACATCTTCTCCGGTCGCATCCTGGAAATCGAAGGCCTGCCGGAGCTGAAGGTCGAACAGGCGTTCGAGCTGTCCGACGCTTCGGCCGAACGTTCGGCCGCCGGTTGCTCGGTGCGCCTGAACAAGGAACCGATCATCGAGTACCTGACCAGCAACATCACCCTGCTGAAGTGGATGATTGCCGAGGGTTACCAGGATCCGCGTTCGCTGCAGCGCCGCATCGAGAAGATGGAAGCGTGGCTGGCCAATCCGGAGCTGCTGGAGCCGGATGCCGACGCCGAGTACGCCGCCGTCATCGAGATCGACCTGGCCGACATCCACGAGCCGATCGTGGCCTGCCCGAACGACCCGGACGACGTGAAGACCCTGTCCGAAGTCGCCGGTGCCAAGATCGACGAAGTGTTCATCGGTTCGTGCATGACCAACATCGGTCACTTCCGCGCGGCTGCGAAGCTGCTGGAAGGCAAGCGTGACCTGCCGACCCGCCTGTGGGTGGCCCCGCCGACCAAGATGGATGCCTCCGAGCTGACCAAGGAAGGCGTGTACGGCACCTTCGGCGCCACCGGCGCACGCATGGAAATGCCGGGCTGCTCGCTGTGCATGGGTAACCAGGCGCAGATCCGTGAAGGTTCCACCGCGATGTCGACCTCGACCCGCAACTTCCCGAACCGCCTGGGCCGCAACACCAACGTGTACCTGGGTTCGGCCGAACTGGCCGCGATCTGCTCGCGTCTGGGCCGCATCCCGACCAAGGAAGAGTACATGGCCGATGTGGGCGTGATTGCCGCCAGCGGCGCGGAGATCTACCGTTACATGAACTTCGACCAGATCGAGGAATACCAGGACGTGGCCAAGACGGTTGCTGCCTGA
- the betB gene encoding betaine-aldehyde dehydrogenase, which translates to MTTLPVQQLYIHGQRVDATSGKTFKSVNPATGEVIAEVQVASQADVERAVQSAAEGQKVWAAMTAMERSRILRRAVEILRERNDELAHLETLDTGKALAETTTVDIVTGADVVEYYAGLATAIEGIQLPLRESSFFYTRREPLGVVAGIGAWNYPIQIAMWKSAPALAAGNAMVFKPSEVTPLTAIRLAEIYTEAGVPAGVFNVVQGPGREIGQWLTEHPVIEKISFTGGVATGKKVMASAASSSLKEVTMELGGKSPLVICDDADLDRAADIAVMANFFSSGQVCTNGTRVFVPRSMLAAFEAAVVERVKRIRIGDPMAAETNFGPLTSFPHMENVLRYIESGKAEGARLLTGGGRATEGALANGAYVLPTVFSDCRDDMTIVREEIFGPVMSILAYDDEDEVVRRANDTTFGLAAGVVSKDVSRAHRIIHRLEAGICWINTWGESPAEMPVGGYKESGVGRENGISTLGHYTRIKSVQVELGDYASVF; encoded by the coding sequence ATGACCACCCTGCCCGTCCAACAGCTGTACATCCACGGCCAGCGCGTCGATGCCACCAGCGGCAAGACCTTCAAGTCGGTGAACCCGGCCACCGGTGAGGTGATCGCCGAAGTGCAGGTCGCCAGCCAGGCCGACGTCGAGCGCGCCGTGCAGAGCGCGGCCGAAGGCCAGAAGGTGTGGGCCGCGATGACCGCCATGGAGCGTTCGCGCATCCTGCGCCGTGCGGTCGAGATCCTGCGCGAGCGCAATGATGAGCTGGCCCACCTGGAAACCCTGGACACCGGCAAGGCGCTGGCCGAGACCACCACCGTGGACATCGTCACCGGTGCCGACGTGGTCGAGTACTACGCCGGCCTGGCCACGGCCATCGAAGGCATCCAGCTGCCGCTGCGCGAATCGAGCTTCTTCTACACCCGCCGCGAGCCGCTGGGCGTGGTCGCCGGCATCGGCGCGTGGAACTACCCGATCCAGATCGCCATGTGGAAGTCGGCCCCGGCCCTGGCTGCCGGCAATGCGATGGTGTTCAAGCCGTCCGAAGTGACCCCGCTGACCGCGATCCGGCTGGCCGAGATCTACACCGAAGCCGGCGTGCCGGCCGGCGTGTTCAACGTCGTGCAGGGCCCGGGCCGCGAGATCGGCCAGTGGCTGACCGAGCACCCGGTGATCGAGAAGATCTCCTTCACCGGCGGCGTCGCCACCGGCAAGAAGGTCATGGCCAGCGCGGCTTCCTCGTCGCTGAAGGAAGTGACCATGGAGCTGGGCGGCAAGTCGCCGCTGGTGATCTGCGATGACGCCGACCTCGACCGCGCCGCCGACATCGCGGTGATGGCCAACTTCTTCAGCTCCGGCCAGGTCTGCACCAACGGCACCCGCGTGTTCGTGCCGCGCAGCATGCTGGCCGCGTTCGAAGCCGCCGTTGTCGAGCGCGTCAAGCGCATCCGCATCGGTGACCCGATGGCTGCCGAGACCAACTTCGGCCCGCTGACCAGCTTCCCGCACATGGAAAACGTGCTGCGCTACATCGAAAGCGGCAAGGCCGAAGGCGCCCGCCTGCTGACCGGCGGCGGCCGTGCCACCGAAGGTGCGCTGGCCAACGGCGCCTACGTGCTGCCGACCGTGTTCTCCGACTGCCGCGATGACATGACGATTGTCCGCGAAGAGATCTTCGGGCCGGTGATGAGCATCCTCGCCTACGACGACGAAGACGAAGTGGTGCGCCGTGCCAACGACACCACCTTCGGCCTCGCTGCCGGCGTGGTCAGCAAGGACGTCAGCCGCGCCCACCGCATCATCCACCGCCTGGAAGCCGGCATCTGCTGGATCAACACCTGGGGTGAATCGCCGGCCGAAATGCCGGTCGGCGGCTACAAGGAATCCGGCGTCGGCCGCGAGAACGGCATCTCCACCCTCGGCCACTACACCCGCATCAAGTCGGTGCAGGTTGAGCTGGGCGACTACGCCAGCGTGTTCTGA
- the betI gene encoding transcriptional regulator BetI, translating into MPKKGVEPVRREQLIRATFQTIDEIGMADATVATIAKKAGLSSGIVAHYFGDKDGLLNAAMRQILRELKDAVARYRADVGDDPRDQLRAIVDGNFDDSQINGTAMRVWLTFWAASMHQPELARLQRANDQRLFSNLCHQFNRLLPHPQARLAARGLAAMIDGLWLRGSLVGGQFNAEKSRRIAYGYIDFQLQAVAL; encoded by the coding sequence ATGCCGAAGAAAGGCGTGGAACCGGTACGGCGCGAGCAGCTGATCCGGGCCACTTTCCAGACCATCGACGAGATCGGCATGGCCGATGCAACCGTCGCCACCATCGCGAAGAAGGCAGGGCTGTCCAGCGGCATCGTCGCCCACTACTTCGGCGACAAGGACGGCCTGCTCAATGCTGCAATGCGGCAGATCCTGCGCGAACTGAAGGACGCCGTTGCGCGCTACCGCGCCGATGTCGGCGATGACCCGCGCGACCAGCTGCGTGCCATCGTCGATGGCAACTTCGATGACAGCCAGATCAACGGCACCGCGATGCGCGTCTGGCTCACCTTCTGGGCCGCGAGCATGCACCAGCCGGAACTGGCCCGGCTGCAGCGCGCCAACGACCAGCGCCTGTTCTCCAACCTGTGCCACCAGTTCAACCGCCTGCTGCCCCACCCGCAGGCCCGCCTGGCCGCCCGCGGCCTGGCCGCGATGATCGACGGCCTGTGGCTGCGCGGCAGCCTGGTCGGCGGCCAGTTCAATGCCGAGAAGTCCCGGCGCATCGCTTACGGCTACATCGACTTCCAGTTGCAGGCTGTCGCGCTATAA
- a CDS encoding BCCT family transporter, whose translation MSSLAHPKRSPLRLNRFVFFSSSVSIGILGLLTVLYPEGSEHWLQWAQAEVSAAFGWWYMLLIVLCLGFVLWLAFSPYGRIRLGHNEESPAFGYVPWVSMLFSAGIGIALLYYGAYEPLDHFLNPPGQPGGTVAAGREAMVLTFLHWGLHGWALYALVGVALGYFAYRRDLPLALRSALYPIFGERIHGRIGDMVDGFGILATLISMVTNLGIGALVVQSGLVYLFHIPDTPQVLVAIVLVMMVVATIGVVAGVEKGIAWLSNLNVRLLCGLLLFVLVTGPTLHLFDGLIQNTGDYLGAFVRKSFDMYLNDPKGREWMGSWTLFYWAWWIAWAPFVGLFVARISRGRTIREVIMGVLLIPLGFTLAWLSIFGNTAIDLVLNHGQAVLGEVAQHDAAMTLFKLLEYLPAAPYVAGAAVVIGFVLFLTPVDSGTLMIANLCTRRVDDGVEDGHDAPIWLRVFWAAGITVASVGLLLAGNFSAMQTAVVLCGLPFSFTLAFYMWGLLKALRTDPDAPRR comes from the coding sequence ATGTCTTCCCTGGCTCATCCCAAGCGTTCGCCCCTGCGCTTGAACCGTTTTGTGTTCTTCAGTTCCTCGGTGTCGATCGGCATCCTCGGGCTGCTCACCGTTCTCTATCCCGAAGGCAGCGAGCACTGGCTGCAATGGGCGCAGGCCGAGGTGTCGGCGGCGTTCGGCTGGTGGTACATGCTGCTGATCGTGCTGTGCCTGGGCTTCGTGCTGTGGCTGGCGTTCTCGCCGTATGGCCGCATCCGCCTGGGCCACAACGAGGAATCGCCGGCCTTCGGCTACGTGCCCTGGGTATCGATGCTGTTCTCGGCCGGCATCGGCATCGCGCTGCTGTACTACGGCGCCTACGAGCCGCTGGATCACTTCCTCAATCCGCCCGGGCAGCCCGGCGGTACCGTGGCCGCCGGCCGCGAGGCGATGGTGCTGACCTTCCTGCACTGGGGCCTGCACGGCTGGGCGCTGTACGCGCTGGTGGGCGTGGCGCTGGGCTATTTCGCCTACCGCCGTGACCTGCCGCTGGCGCTGCGCTCGGCGCTGTACCCGATCTTCGGAGAGCGCATCCATGGCCGCATCGGCGACATGGTCGATGGCTTTGGCATCCTTGCCACGCTGATCTCGATGGTGACCAACCTCGGCATCGGCGCGCTGGTGGTGCAGTCCGGCCTTGTCTACCTGTTCCACATTCCGGATACGCCGCAGGTGCTGGTGGCGATCGTGCTGGTGATGATGGTGGTGGCCACCATCGGCGTGGTGGCGGGTGTGGAGAAGGGCATCGCCTGGCTGTCCAACCTCAACGTGCGCCTGCTGTGCGGCCTGCTGCTGTTCGTGCTGGTCACCGGCCCGACCCTGCACCTGTTCGACGGCCTGATCCAGAACACCGGCGACTATCTGGGCGCGTTCGTGCGCAAGAGCTTCGACATGTACCTCAACGACCCGAAGGGTCGTGAATGGATGGGCTCGTGGACGCTGTTCTACTGGGCGTGGTGGATCGCCTGGGCACCGTTCGTGGGCCTTTTCGTGGCGCGCATCTCGCGTGGCCGCACCATCCGCGAAGTGATCATGGGCGTGCTGCTGATCCCGCTCGGCTTCACCCTGGCGTGGCTGTCGATCTTCGGCAATACCGCCATCGACCTGGTGCTCAACCACGGCCAGGCGGTGCTGGGCGAGGTGGCCCAGCACGATGCGGCGATGACGCTGTTCAAGCTGCTGGAATACCTGCCTGCCGCGCCTTACGTGGCCGGTGCCGCGGTGGTGATCGGCTTCGTGCTGTTCCTGACCCCGGTCGATTCGGGCACGCTGATGATCGCCAACCTGTGCACCCGTCGCGTCGACGATGGCGTGGAAGATGGCCACGACGCGCCGATCTGGCTGCGCGTGTTCTGGGCGGCCGGCATCACCGTGGCCAGTGTCGGCCTGCTGCTGGCCGGCAACTTCAGTGCGATGCAGACGGCGGTGGTGCTGTGCGGCCTGCCGTTCTCGTTCACCCTGGCGTTCTACATGTGGGGCCTGCTGAAGGCGCTGCGCACCGACCCGGACGCACCGCGCCGGTGA